The following proteins are encoded in a genomic region of Micromonospora olivasterospora:
- a CDS encoding NAD(P)/FAD-dependent oxidoreductase — MDKQRDTVVIGAGPAGLTAAYELLRWDVPVRVFEADEVVGGISRTVERDGWRFDIGGHRFFTKVSRVEEFWHEILPDEDFLLRPRMSRIYYRGALFDYPLNASNALRNLGLREAARCLGSYARARLRPPKDQSHFEGWVSARFGWRLYSMFFKAYTEKVWGMPADQLQADWAAQRIKNLSLAKAVRNALLPRRNRADVTSLIEEFQYPKLGPGMMWERCAEEVRRRGGAVELGSWVTAVHRDPRRGRAVAVSVDGVGGQRTATASHVVSSMPISELVAALRPPAPPQVRAAAADLRYRDFLTVALVVPAEFAFPDNWIYVHDPDVRVGRIQNFGSWSPHLVKDGRTCLGLEYFVFEDDETWRTPDAELVATATAELERLGLVRSGVVEAGYVVRMPKAYPVYDERYQRNVDVVRHWLAREVPNVHPVGRNGMHRYNNQDHSMLTAMLTAENIACGAGHDVWSVNVEQDYHEESSGRGGGNRRGTGRDAPIVPARPAAAGAAPADGTRPGRPVRARLG; from the coding sequence ATGGACAAACAGCGGGACACGGTGGTCATCGGCGCGGGACCGGCCGGCCTGACCGCCGCGTACGAGTTGCTCCGGTGGGATGTGCCGGTACGGGTGTTCGAGGCCGACGAGGTGGTGGGGGGCATCAGCCGCACCGTCGAACGGGACGGCTGGCGCTTCGACATCGGCGGACACCGGTTCTTCACCAAGGTCTCCCGAGTCGAGGAGTTCTGGCACGAGATCCTGCCCGACGAGGACTTCCTGCTGCGGCCGCGGATGAGTCGGATCTACTACCGGGGCGCGCTCTTCGACTACCCGCTCAACGCGTCCAACGCCCTGCGCAACCTGGGCCTTCGGGAGGCCGCGCGCTGCCTGGGCTCGTACGCCCGCGCCCGCTTGCGCCCACCGAAGGACCAGTCCCACTTCGAGGGGTGGGTGTCCGCCCGCTTCGGTTGGCGGCTCTACTCGATGTTCTTCAAGGCGTACACGGAGAAGGTCTGGGGCATGCCGGCCGACCAACTCCAGGCGGACTGGGCCGCGCAGCGGATCAAGAACCTGTCGTTGGCCAAGGCGGTCCGCAACGCCCTGCTGCCGCGCCGCAACCGCGCTGACGTCACCAGTCTGATCGAGGAGTTCCAGTACCCGAAGCTCGGGCCCGGCATGATGTGGGAGCGCTGCGCGGAGGAGGTGCGCCGCCGCGGCGGCGCGGTGGAGCTGGGTAGTTGGGTGACAGCGGTGCACCGCGACCCGCGGCGCGGCCGGGCGGTCGCCGTCTCGGTGGACGGCGTGGGCGGGCAGCGCACCGCGACGGCCTCGCACGTGGTCTCGTCGATGCCGATCTCCGAGTTGGTGGCGGCGCTACGCCCGCCCGCGCCGCCGCAGGTGCGGGCCGCGGCCGCCGACCTGCGTTACCGGGACTTCCTGACCGTCGCGCTGGTGGTGCCGGCCGAGTTCGCCTTCCCGGACAACTGGATCTACGTGCACGACCCCGACGTCCGGGTGGGCCGGATCCAGAACTTCGGTTCCTGGTCGCCGCACCTGGTCAAGGACGGGCGCACCTGCCTGGGACTGGAGTACTTCGTCTTCGAGGACGACGAGACGTGGCGTACTCCCGACGCCGAACTGGTCGCCACCGCGACGGCGGAGCTGGAGCGGCTCGGCCTGGTCCGGTCCGGGGTCGTCGAAGCGGGATACGTGGTGCGCATGCCCAAGGCGTACCCCGTCTACGACGAGCGGTACCAGCGCAACGTGGACGTCGTCCGGCACTGGCTGGCCCGCGAGGTGCCGAACGTGCATCCGGTCGGCCGGAACGGCATGCACCGCTACAACAACCAGGACCACTCGATGCTGACAGCCATGTTGACCGCGGAGAACATCGCCTGCGGCGCGGGCCATGACGTCTGGTCGGTGAACGTGGAGCAGGACTACCACGAGGAGTCCAGCGGACGCGGCGGCGGCAACCGCCGGGGTACGGGCCGGGACGCGCCGATCGTGCCGGCCAGGCCCGCAGCCGCCGGAGCGGCGCCCGCTGACGGCACGCGGCCGGGGCGGCCGGTACGGGCGCGCCTCGGCTGA